A segment of the Coffea arabica cultivar ET-39 chromosome 8c, Coffea Arabica ET-39 HiFi, whole genome shotgun sequence genome:
CGGTAAGctcgaaaaaaaataacaagaaaagCATGTACATATAGATAGACTTAACATTAAGTAGGCAACTGTTAAACAAGGGGAAAATCCACATCTGATTCTCAAACCATTTCTTATAAAAAGAGCTtgatacaagaaaaaaaaacagtgagAGGACTATTTCCAGGAACTAGTGTTACAAAAACCCCCGCAtaagaaaggaaagaagaagaaaaacccctTACAACCCAAGGTAAGAGAAGAAAGAGGAGAAGAAGAATGATCATATTTGATCAAAATACaatggtttaattaatttcCTGACCTTTTCATCATCATTCACCAATCCTGTTTCTCCTCCAATCCAATCCAATCAGCCCACCAAAACCACAGAATTTCCTTTTCTATCACTCGACCTTCCGTATCTGAGCTTGAGTAGTTAACTAAAATGGAGGTCGAACAGCTGTGTTTCCGGTCCATCCATCAACTGGCAAATTAGGCATATTGAGAGGCAAATTGAAGAATGGAAGCCCGGAAGAGGGGTCCGGAAAAGCATGACTGCTAACCCCTCCtcctccacctccaccaccaccacctgcaGCAGCAACAGAACCAGCTTGAGACACTGGTGGTTGAATCTGCAGTTGCTCATCTTCATCCAACGGCAACCTCTCATAAGCAACATTAGTAAACGACGCCGCGATAACGATAACCGGCCCAGCAGCCGTCAACTCTCCCACCACACTCCCACCAACAACCTGGCCTTGCCCACCAGCCAAGAATATAGTCAAGCTCGTCGCGCCCGGTGGTGCAGGTGGAGGCAAAAAGGATCCCGAAAGCGATAGAATCTCAAACCTCCCATGCAGGGTTACTATAGAACCAGCTGCAGCTGGCTGTCGAAGACTAACATTTGTGACTGTTCCACTCCCACTGAGTATGCAGATCCCACGTTGCCTCCGACGAGCATAAGTCGAAACACAGTCAAAAATATCACAGCCATTGCCGACTTCAAGAATATGTGCTCTCAAAGTATTGGCGCTTTCCCTGGTTATAATCACTGGTGGTTTGGGCTTGTTCTTGGATCCCGGGGGTCGTCCTCGAGGCCTTCGACCTACGACATCCCCGGGACCCCCGGAATTTGCCCCTATAAGGTCGAGCTGATGGGATGCATCTGCATCTTGGTGATCATCACTGGGAAAATCATCTTCATCCTCTAGTGTTCTTTGAGTATTATGCTGGAGATGCAAGTCTGAAGGGCGGTGGTGGAGCTGCGGCTGTGGCTGCGGCTGGTGGTGGATGAAACGAGAAGCCGTGCTTAAATCTAAACCGGCCATGGTTTACAAGAACATCAAAAAAGAAATACTAACACAAAGCACGAACAACAGAAAACAagggaaaaagtaaaaaaatatcaaagtgggaaattttaaagaaaaggagtacagtttttttttttccctctttttgtgGTAGTATATTTTATGGAGTGGGAGGGAAAAGATAaggcaataaaaaaaaagattagaaaAAGAGCTCCGGAACTCGAACCCTAGATTTGAATAGAGATTAGAAAACAACTGCGGAAGATTTTGATTGCAGAGAAAGGGAAGGGAAGAAGGAGAggaagagcaagagagagagagagagagaagggacgGGATGGGACGGGAGGGGGACAAGGACTCGATACCAAGTCATTTCTCTCGCCCCAAATGCTTAAATATAGACTTAAAATATTGTCGAAGTTGAAAAATATTTCTTTACTCTAATGCCACTGCTACCATAATTTTGTCTTGACAAAGAAAGCTTTAAAGTGAGGTAAAACTATGTATAACGGTAAATTCTATAGAAGGTTAAGCTAACTTAACGCTATTAAGCCTCATTGGATTGAAACTTTTTAGAATTTGTATGACAGCGGTGTGATGTACgtgagattaaaaaaataatttaacaatgatttttttaaaaaaaaattccgaaAAACTCGCAAGATTTTTGGGAGGTTTTAGAAGACTTACACAAGAGATTAGGATTGGAGGTAAAATTATGTAGTTAACCCCATAGTTAATCCAAGACAAGTTTCATGTAGCGCGCGTGGGGTTAGACAAAGGCAGTGTTTTAGAAAATGGGATCCTTGTGGTAACAGCTTGTTAAGAAGACTTTGTTAAAGCTAGCTTAGCCATGGTAGGATTCGGATTAATTATTTAAAGAATATAATAGCTTTTGTTAACCCTATTTTATATTGAGAAATGAAGGAATGCTTATTGGCATAAATAAATGTTTTGCTATTGGATTCTGTTAGAAAAATTTATTCACGACTTTAAACTATGAATTTACgagaaaaattaataaagtaAAACCAAGGATGCAGCAGCATTGTAATGAtaaattagttagatttcaatATTAGGGGAGAGAGGGGGGAGCAATAAAGTACAtgatatatattaatttttatcacTTGCTACAGTGAAAAGAAATGGTTATTTAGAAATACAATAAAGTAAAACTCTACTCTTTCGTTTGGCCGAACTcataaaaaatttggattaatATGTCAACGAAGCTATTTCAGTGATTAATAATGAAAGAACATCATTCTTGTCATGAGGACAAGATTAGATttgttgatttaaaaaaaaaaaaacttttttaatgGTCTTTTAACCGTTCATTCTCAAGCTACTAGCTCTCCATAGAAGCAAAATTCTATAAAACTATAGAAGGCATGCAAATGGAAGCACTCCTCTATAACACAATTTAGCTAACAACATGGATCACGCAATCTTCTCAAAATAATTAACATAGATTTCTGTTGCTTAATTTTGATctcactcctttttttttttttttttgttaatgcCCTCTATTTGTTTCTTGAACTTttgttaaaatatatatatatacaaagcAATTGATGTGTCATTAACAATTAATTGGAGTGCTTATAACGATGCTCATTATCAAGAAGCGGAGTGGGAGGAGGGAAGAGATCTGAATCCGTGACTCTAATTTCTGAGATCTCAACGTTAACGATCAAAATCTTCTCGACCCGAGAATCAACTTTATTCTCCATATCGAAGTGAAATTAACTCGGACCGTCGCGATTTACATTCTCTCTTCCATCTTTAAATGAGAGTAGTTATTCTATTACAAGCACATTAGCTTTTGGTAATCTGGTCCCCTCTCATTTTTGACTGTGAGGAAGACCTAGAATATTGTAACATCATCATGATTCCTCTAATGATCCTACATATGCTTTGAAACCTCCAAAACATAGCCATATGCCTGGAAATTAGGTGCAAATTGGATAGTTTTGGAGCTTTGGGAGGCGAGTACTTGGTCTGGAATTTGCTGGAAGTAGGGATTAAAGGAGTTTGATGGAATAATTAGAACAGCAGTTTAAATTTCAAGTTGCACGAGTTTAATTCATGCCCAGGGCACAATGTAGATCGATCCTTTGTTTAAGCAAATAAAACCTGGATTTATGTTGGGTCAATAGGATTACAATCATGATTAGATGCTGGTTTTGTTATTATCAGAGCTCAGACCTGTGTATTAATTGGACTTGGTGGGGTCAAACCTGACTAATCAGGGTTAAGGGGGCTAAGTTGACCAGGTTATGCTGAGCTTAAACGTGAGGGAAGGTGTGACGAATTTTATATAGAGTAAATTGAGAGCGGGTGGGAATGGGCAAGTGGGAGATGGTGCTGCGGCCACTGGATCCCACTTTTGTCCTCACTCTCCCACCCTGGACGGCCCTATTCTTCCCCCCCTTGGGCCATCCCTGTTTGACCGCCTTAATTGAATTCATTCATCCACCTTAATTGCAAATTAATCATCTTTTAGGTTATGGCGTGTTTGGACTTTACAATTTGTTTGTGCACACACAAGTTATCCCTAAAAATAGCTAAAAGTTGAGAGTCGAGAAATTAGAGGTTCTGACCAATTGGCTGAATCTGGTTGCTTTGTGGGTCCCCCTTAAATTGTTCGTTTGGACCGTTCTTTTGGTTCCCGCTGAGTGTTTAATCTAACTGTATGCGTGTGTTCTTGACTCACGGGTAAAAAAGAAATTAGAGGTTCTGGTTCAAATAGCCCTTCCCCCTCCTctcagaaagaaaagaaaagaaaaattgcatgagtttttccttttttttcttcatttttgttttgttttgataAAGTTTGTGGGAGGGAAATGTAAGAagtaagaaggttggaaaggaGAATCAGAGCaataataaacaataaaattttGTTCCATACAAGACAAAACATAAGATATGTTTAAATTATGAACCATTTACTGCGCCATATTGTTTA
Coding sequences within it:
- the LOC113706309 gene encoding AT-hook motif nuclear-localized protein 23-like produces the protein MAGLDLSTASRFIHHQPQPQPQLHHRPSDLHLQHNTQRTLEDEDDFPSDDHQDADASHQLDLIGANSGGPGDVVGRRPRGRPPGSKNKPKPPVIITRESANTLRAHILEVGNGCDIFDCVSTYARRRQRGICILSGSGTVTNVSLRQPAAAGSIVTLHGRFEILSLSGSFLPPPAPPGATSLTIFLAGGQGQVVGGSVVGELTAAGPVIVIAASFTNVAYERLPLDEDEQLQIQPPVSQAGSVAAAGGGGGGGGGGVSSHAFPDPSSGLPFFNLPLNMPNLPVDGWTGNTAVRPPF